The sequence GCGCGTCGGTCAGGCAGGTGTCCGCGTCGCCCGAGGCGCATCGCAGCACCGCCGGGTTGAAGGTGCAGGCGGCCTGGTTGCTGACGATGCCATCGGCCGCACCATCCAGCCCGTCGCACTGCGCGGTGACGGTCTTGCCGATGAGCGAGGCCTTCGCGTCGTTGATTTGGCCGCCCGGCGCGGCGAGCGCCTTTCCGTTCGCCACGAAGGCCTGGAACAGCTCGGTGAACGAGTACGCCGGCGCACGCACGACGATGCCGTCGAAGTCGTTCGGAAAGCGGGTGGCCTGGATCAGCGCTTCGCGTCCCCCGTTGGAGCAACCTTCGAAGTAGCTGAACTGCGCGTCGGTGCCATAGCGCTGGCGAACGATCTCGTTGCTGACCTCCTTCACCGAGTGGATCGAGAGGTAGCCGAAGTCGGCTTGCGCGGTGGAGTTGTTCAGGAAGACCGACGCGTCCAGTGCATTGCCTTGCCGGCCCCCGTCCGAGGCCACCAGAACGTAGCCGCCCGTCGAGCCGCTCGGAGAGCTGGGCACGATGTTGATGCTGCCGTCCCAGCCGCCGCCGCCGGCGTACAGCAGCTTGTTGTTCCAGACGGTAGGCAGGTGCATCTCGAAATTCAGCGTGCTGTGCAGCGTGCCCGTCACCTTGCAGTACTCCGCGGACGCGGCGCTGGCCGCGACCAGGCTGGCGTCGTTGATCGACGCGCCGGCGACCGACGTGCCCGCGAACGCCTTGCACTTGTCGGCCGCCGATACGACCGGCGGTGCCGATGCGGCGGGCGGGTTTCCGTCACCGCCACCGCCGCCGCAGGCCACCAGCAAGAACGGAATGCCCAGCAGGGCCACGCGGGCCCCTGAGAGAGGGTTTCTCATGATTTGTCTCCTGTTTGTACAGTCGCCTAATCAGGCCGCCGCGAGCG comes from Variovorax sp. J2L1-78 and encodes:
- a CDS encoding tannase/feruloyl esterase family alpha/beta hydrolase is translated as MRNPLSGARVALLGIPFLLVACGGGGGDGNPPAASAPPVVSAADKCKAFAGTSVAGASINDASLVAASAASAEYCKVTGTLHSTLNFEMHLPTVWNNKLLYAGGGGWDGSINIVPSSPSGSTGGYVLVASDGGRQGNALDASVFLNNSTAQADFGYLSIHSVKEVSNEIVRQRYGTDAQFSYFEGCSNGGREALIQATRFPNDFDGIVVRAPAYSFTELFQAFVANGKALAAPGGQINDAKASLIGKTVTAQCDGLDGAADGIVSNQAACTFNPAVLRCASGDADTCLTDAQIATANTIYSELKRADSTSVYPGWGPGGEDLGWPVWVTGSAVGGTGLQFQFGSGLVKYWVTGDPAFNVLTFDPEIYTAGLRLAATTLDATPDLRSFFGQGGKMILVHGTHDWAISYKGSIKYFNDVATAVGGASTRDASMEFFLQPGVQHCAGGVGPDTVDLVDAVAKWREGGAKPSAQSIVARKLNPTSQATVQTRPLCKYPTFPKYKGSGDLNSADSFTCQSS